The Pectobacterium wasabiae CFBP 3304 DNA segment CAAAACCAGTAATGGGCTGAATGCGTTCTTTGCTGAAATACTGGCGGATATTCCGCCTGTTTATCTGAGTATTACCGAGAAAATTATTATGCTTGCGCGGGAAGTGCTGGGTATCGAATTACAGGATACGTTATTTTTGGCATTGAATGATCACATTAATTTTTCGGTAAAGCGCCATAATGAAGGGATAAAGATAAATAACCAGCTACTTTGGGAGGTTAAGCTTTTCTATCCGAAGGAGTTTTCAGTCGGGTTAAAAGCACTTGATATTATTGAAGAGAAATTGCAAGTGCGTTTGCCTGAAGATGAAGCGGGTTTTATTGCTTTCCATTTAGCGAATGCAGCAAACAATAGCAATATGGAAAGCACGATGCAAAGTGCTACGCTTATTAAGGATATTTTGACGATTGTAAAATATGACCTTAATATTAACTATGATGAAAATTCGATTGATTATCAGCGTTTTATCACGCATTTAAAGTTCTTTGCATTGCGCTTATTCAATCGAACATCCGTGAGCCATGCTGATGATAGCATTTATGACGGCATCAAAGAGTTAATGCAAGTTGCTTATGCTTGTGCTATGCGCGTTTTTTATTATGTCGAGAAACATTATCAATATAAATTAACGACAGATGAAATCATGTTTTTAACGATTCACATTAATCGTCTTAACCATAAACCTAAATGAATTTAACCGAATTCCTTCAGGTGATGTTGCTCACGTTTCTAAATTGTAAAAATTGAAATGATGATATGAATTAATTATACTGATTTCTAATTAGGACGTAACTGATTAAATTCAGGCGAAACCTGTCTTGCCAGATGAGTGTTTTTCATCTGGCTGGATGGGTTTTTTTTTGACCTAATAAAAAGGGGGAATGGAAAACCTACAGATGACTTGAAGGATAATCAGTTAAAAAGTGACTACTTCGCCACGCCAGGGTTATATCACGGTGACGCTTACTCTGTGATAGCAGTCAAAAAAATGAGGAATAACATGATAAATAATAAAAAAATGAGAAATAAAAGGCTGACATTCAAAAAAAAAGCCGCTGTATTAATGTTGTTATCTTGTTACGGGTTGGTACCGGACGCGATGGCACAAAAATTAACGCTTGAACAACGTATGGAGTTACTGGAAACACAATTAAAACAAACGCAGGAAAAGCTACAAGCTTATGAAGATAAAGAAAAAAAACAAAATTCATTAGTTGGTTTATCCCCTGTAAATACGGTTGCTGGGCATGAAGGCGTGGCGCAACCAGCGGTAGCATTACAAGCCAAATCCACGACTGCGGAGAGCGATCCGGTATTATCAGAATCGGCACTGAAAAAAATTAGCAAATATGTTCAGGAAGACACTGGATTTAAATATTCCGGTTATTTCCGTACTGGCTACGCATCAACGACGAATGGTGGTCCTAAATCCTGGGCCGCAGGTTCGCTGGGACGTTTAGGTAATGAATATGATGGTTGGTATAACCTATCATTTAAAAAACGAGCCTGGCAGGAAGGCAATAAATCAATTTGGGCTAACGTACAGTTTGAAGGCGATTTAGGATTATCTCAGAGTGATGAATCCTTTGAGAAAGGCATGGCTGGCGGTGGAATGGGAAAACTCAGCAAGTTATTTGTTGAAACGAAGGGCTTCCTACCCTTTGCACCAGAAGCGACATTCTGGATCGGTAAACACACACTGCCACAATATGAAATCCAAATGCTGGATTGGAAAGCTAGTCGGACACTTTCTGGTGCAGGTCTGGGGATTGAAAACTGGAAAATGCCTGTTGGATCGTTAAGCATGGCATTGACGCGCAATGATATTGATAATTACAGCACGACCTGTACAACGGCAACATGTAGTAAAACTACTCAAGTTAATGTGAATATTGCTGAAGTTAGGTATAAAGATATTCCATTGAGCAAAGACTTGTCTCTTGAAGTGGGGGCGAAACATGCTTTTGCTAACCAGACTGATGAGCAAAAAGCGGCGCAATCTGCCGGTAATGACTATAAAGTTAAATCTGCCTGGTTAGGTCAGGCTATTTTACGTCACCCGGTGTTAGGCGGCTTTAATGAATTAACCGCGCAAGTTGCTAATAATTCTTTTGCTAGCCAGTTTATGAATATTTCTGGCCCAAATCCCGATTTTGACTATAGGAGCGCTTATTATGGCATTCACAGTGAAGGAATTGGCTGGAGATTAATAAACCAAGGTGAGATATACCTGCGTGATAATGTCATCATGGCGCATTCCCTGGTATATGGCCGTGGTAACGATCTTTACTCGATCAATAACGGTGCACACACGGATTTTGAGACCATACGTGCAGTGATCCGTCCATCCTATATTTGGGACAAAACGAACCAGACCGCGATAGAGCTTGGTTATTTTGTGCAGGAAAATACCGCCAAAAATAGTAGTTATGATGAATCCGGTTATAAGGTGACTCTGGCTCATATCCTCAAAGTGGATACCAGCCTTCTAAAATCTCGACCAGAAATTCGTTTCTACACCAGTTATCTTAAAGCGCTGGATAATGAGATTGATAAACACAGCTTTAACGATAATAAAGATTATCAAATCAGTTTTGGTGTTCAGGCTGAAGTCGTTTTCTGATGAGGAATAACTATGTTTTTATCGACGAAAGGCATTAAATCGATTTCGCTAAGCGTTTGTTTAGCAACGGCCTGTGTTCCGGTATTCGCGATTGCTGCGACTTCTTCCACGTCAGGAGAGAGCGTTGAGCAGAAAAACACCGTCAGCACAGAGAAAACGCGCATCTTGATTCTGAGCGACATAGGCAATGAGCCGGATGACTCACAATCGCTGGTCCGGTTTTTACTGTATAGCAATGAGTTTGATGTTGAAGGGATTGTGGCGACAACCTCAACCTGGCTGCGCGACAAGGTCAATACTCCCATGATCCATGAACGTATTGACGCTTATGAACGTGTTCTGCCTAATCTGCAAAAGCATGCACAAGGTTATCCTTCCGCTAAAGCATTACGTGATGTCGTTCGCAGTGGGCGGGCAGGCTTCGGGATGGCGCATGTTGGC contains these protein-coding regions:
- a CDS encoding carbohydrate porin gives rise to the protein MINNKKMRNKRLTFKKKAAVLMLLSCYGLVPDAMAQKLTLEQRMELLETQLKQTQEKLQAYEDKEKKQNSLVGLSPVNTVAGHEGVAQPAVALQAKSTTAESDPVLSESALKKISKYVQEDTGFKYSGYFRTGYASTTNGGPKSWAAGSLGRLGNEYDGWYNLSFKKRAWQEGNKSIWANVQFEGDLGLSQSDESFEKGMAGGGMGKLSKLFVETKGFLPFAPEATFWIGKHTLPQYEIQMLDWKASRTLSGAGLGIENWKMPVGSLSMALTRNDIDNYSTTCTTATCSKTTQVNVNIAEVRYKDIPLSKDLSLEVGAKHAFANQTDEQKAAQSAGNDYKVKSAWLGQAILRHPVLGGFNELTAQVANNSFASQFMNISGPNPDFDYRSAYYGIHSEGIGWRLINQGEIYLRDNVIMAHSLVYGRGNDLYSINNGAHTDFETIRAVIRPSYIWDKTNQTAIELGYFVQENTAKNSSYDESGYKVTLAHILKVDTSLLKSRPEIRFYTSYLKALDNEIDKHSFNDNKDYQISFGVQAEVVF
- the licT gene encoding BglG family transcription antiterminator LicT; this encodes MKIIRILSNNAVLAVTDKGEECVALGRGIGFGKKDGDSVNEDQIDSRFLKTSNGLNAFFAEILADIPPVYLSITEKIIMLAREVLGIELQDTLFLALNDHINFSVKRHNEGIKINNQLLWEVKLFYPKEFSVGLKALDIIEEKLQVRLPEDEAGFIAFHLANAANNSNMESTMQSATLIKDILTIVKYDLNINYDENSIDYQRFITHLKFFALRLFNRTSVSHADDSIYDGIKELMQVAYACAMRVFYYVEKHYQYKLTTDEIMFLTIHINRLNHKPK